In Primulina eburnea isolate SZY01 chromosome 3, ASM2296580v1, whole genome shotgun sequence, one DNA window encodes the following:
- the LOC140826046 gene encoding calmodulin — protein MADQLTDDQISEFKEAFSLFDKDGDGCITTKELGTVMRSLGQNPTEAELQDMINEVDADGNGTIDFPEFLNLMARKMKDTDSEEELKEAFRVFDKDQNGFISAAELRHVMTNLGEKLTDEEVDEMIREADVDGDGQINYDEFVKVMMAK, from the exons ATGGCTGATCAATTGACCGATGACCAGATATCCGAGTTCAAGGAGGCTTTCAGCCTTTTCGACAAGGATGGCGATG GTTGCATCACGACAAAGGAGCTTGGTACCGTGATGAGATCCTTGGGGCAGAATCCTACAGAGGCTGAGCTTCAAGATATGATTAACGAGGTGGATGCTGACGGTAATGGAACCATTGACTTTCCGGAGTTCTTGAATCTTATGGCTAGGAAGATGAAGGACACGGATTCTGAGGAGGAGCTAAAAGAAGCGTTTCGAGTTTTCGACAAGGATCAGAATGGTTTCATCTCTGCTGCTGAGCTCCGTCATGTCATGACAAACCTCGGTGAGAAGCTAACTGATGAGGAGGTGGATGAGATGATCCGGGAGGCAGATGTCGATGGTGATGGCCAAATTAATTATGATGAATTCGTGAAAGTTATGATGGCCAAGTGA
- the LOC140828169 gene encoding uncharacterized protein, producing MMLKRQESSLSSSRRLAATPPLQESRRAKPIGCMSGIFQLFSKYQNSSKRLTFGRKREKCRPTSPAKDRDKSKKDPLSSAKEDKTGSQNLGLSVEINFPRSPSIPPEIRLPNVAVKSPENPRTPSSVVERLMGLGDIVKRPALEETDTISEKRRQLIRALEKCNEDLDGLRRIIRAVQANHVPVAAKRDLPGSGDEDSCENPCMENCAAVGAEARISVSGFAEGQNTVCLTAKTPASFLTHSKPSKKPGEDDAELMTAILMRSRRSPPIATTSRRSTSSPKARTIEEVCKDIAWGEKREMGRILVVLQDYICRDLVEEVVKELKSCRIHYSLPLEGCKRRLSL from the exons ATGATGCTAAAGAGGCAGGAGAGTTCACTCTCCTCGTCCCGCCGCCTCGCCGCCACCCCACCATTGCAGGAAAGTCGCCGTGCGAAACCCATCGGCTGCATGTCGGGCATTTTTCAGCTGTTCTCCAAGTACCAGAATTCCAGCAAACGACTCACTTTTG GAAGGAAACGAGAGAAATGTAGGCCAACTTCTCCTGCAAAAGACAGAGACAAGTCCAAAAAGGATCCTCTTTCCTCGGCCAAAGAAGACAAAACCGGAAGCCAAAATCTTGGATTATCGGTCGAAATTAACTTTCCGAGAAGTCCATCAATTCCGCCTGAGATCCGGCTGCCGAACGTCGCAGTGAAATCGCCGGAAAATCCTAGAACTCCGTCCTCCGTGGTGGAAAGGTTGATGGGATTGGGGGATATCGTGAAAAGGCCGGCACTGGAGGAAACCGATACCATTTCGGAGAAGAGACGGCAGCTGATACGAGCTTTGGAAAAATGTAATGAGGATTTAGACGGGTTGAGGAGGATCATCCGGGCGGTGCAAGCAAATCATGTGCCGGTGGCGGCGAAGAGGGATCTTCCTGGCAGCGGAGACGAAGACTCGTGTGAGAATCCGTGCATGGAAAATTGCGCCGCCGTGGGAGCTGAAGCCCGGATATCTGTTAGTGGCTTCGCCGAAGGACAGAATACTG TCTGTCTGACTGCCAAAACACCAGCAAGTTTTCTAACTCACAGCAAGCCATCCAAGAAACCAGGAGAAGACGATGCCGAACTAATGACAGCAATTTTGATGAGATCACGTCGCTCGCCACCTATCGCCACCACTTCACGACGTAGCACCTCATCGCCAAAGGCTCGGACCATAGAAGAAGTGTGTAAAGACATAGCTTGGGGTGAGAAGAGAGAAATGGGGAGAATATTGGTGGTGTTGCAAGATTACATATGCAGAGACTTGGTAGAGGAGGTTGTCAAAGAACTGAAATCTTGTCGGATTCATTATTCGTTACCTCTAGAGGGATGTAAGAGGAGGCTTAGTTTATAG